The region GTCACGGCCCAAACAGCCTCTGGCCCGATCGGCATGACTGCCAATTCCTTCAGCTCGCTGTCCCTGACACCGCCGCTTGTGCTTTGGTCGCCGGCCAAATCATCCAAGCGCTATCCGTTTTTTGCCGCTGCTACGCATTTTGCCATTCATGTCATGCGCCAAGACCAGGCCCATATGGCCCAGACATTTGCCAAATCGGGCGATTGCTTTGGTCAATTTGACTGGGTCCCCAATGACAACGGCGTGCCTGTTTTAGACGCCTGCCTAGGGGTGTTTGAGTGCACTCAGGTTGCCAGCCATGACGCTGGCGATCACCAAATCCTTATTGGCCAGGTCGACCGAGCCGCCTTTCGGTCTGGCTCCCCATTGGTTTTCTCACGGGGAAAATATGGCAACTTCTCACCCTTAGGTTGATTTTTTCGTTAAATATCAACCCGATACTCGCAAGATCACAAGCCCCTATTGACCACATAATGCCGCAACGATTCGCGGTTTTTGCCGTTTTTTGGTTTGGAAATCTGGAACAGTCAGGCAAATTCAACGTGACTGGTGCTTGCCTCACAACAATCCCTGGGAACATTCCAACTCACAAAACTTTTAGCGATTTACCGTTTCACCGGACCAAACTGTTTATGATTTCGAAACAGTTTTCCGCCGAGCACCGGCAATATACTGTGAAAACCCACAAAAACACTTACTTCGAGCGCCTCCAGCCCCACATTGCTCAATGGATTGTTTCCAAAACACCAGCAATTCA is a window of Cognatishimia sp. WU-CL00825 DNA encoding:
- a CDS encoding flavin reductase family protein, which produces MPMSATTSFVPGPETAREFRDALGCFATGVTVVTAQTASGPIGMTANSFSSLSLTPPLVLWSPAKSSKRYPFFAAATHFAIHVMRQDQAHMAQTFAKSGDCFGQFDWVPNDNGVPVLDACLGVFECTQVASHDAGDHQILIGQVDRAAFRSGSPLVFSRGKYGNFSPLG